The Centroberyx gerrardi isolate f3 chromosome 12, fCenGer3.hap1.cur.20231027, whole genome shotgun sequence genome has a window encoding:
- the gask1a gene encoding uncharacterized protein gask1a has product MVTLPLPLPPSDVDRLPSRALSSAGGVPPRVRVMEPPPTAAFQQPLSPLLLPNIHSGAWRSSYRKEPTKLLMMVDKPPQPRGNTAGMDTNSIKERSHVDSRKNKHKGKGIASKRKEMPGASQRPTSHLHPHLPQFTVNNTGPKHRIKLSNHTAVVEPTAKTHIHLEKSRSTPRIPSPADTQISDRRGTDRQASRWANRHAKRHADTQVDGRHTSTKLAEHKQASEKHRHATKHSGKPDKVSKEQQAVKKPSRDLKKHHNLFEKKKNPGPSDHNQALKDDSRWCQSFREQDFPDSDQRRIRMSPDLQPPPWLSEDDAQKMELLAGGEVVSKARVPAHGRVLQVALDGPPPPTSMGPLKMHSPQNAPGHGAPATHSERCQQGRCSLVKRPDDWFEVFAFHLDRVLGLNRSLPAVLRTFHSEILPYKYTSGTPRPAVWWDPDIQHLADSDNDQNSVPLSWVQYQELLQVHCGKEADLKAAPCVGVHHSEWGRLALFDFLLQVNDRLDRYCCGFRPDPTETCVENLLHAKCRNTKQLVLVHILVRKADPSRLVFIDNAGRPHQPTDNLNFRLVEGIDEFPQKAVSVLQSGCLESLLLRSLYTDREFWESQGGAGGLRPLIRAVEQRGKILLQHIRDKKLRLNRDL; this is encoded by the exons ATGgtcactctccccctccccttacCACCATCCGACGTCGACCGGCTGCCGTCCCGAGCGCTGAGCTCCGCCGGGGGCGTCCCACCCAGGGTCAGGGTCATGGAGCCCCCTCCGACTGCTGCCTTCCAGCAGCCGCTCagtcctctgctcctccctaaCATCCACAGCGGGGCCTGGAGGAGCAGCTATAGAAAAGAGCCGACAAAACTTTTAATGATGGTGGACAAGCCACCTCAACCTCGGGGGAACACCGCTGGCATGGACACAAACAGCATCAAAGAGAGAAGTCACGTAGACTCACGCAAGAATAAACACAAAGGCAAAGGCATTGCCTCCAAAAGGAAAGAGATGCCAGGCGCCAGCCAGCGTCCAACCAGTCATCTCCATCCCCATCTCCCACAGTTTACAGTCAACAACACAGGGCCGAAGCATAGAATTAAGCTAAGCAACCACACTGCTGTGGTAGAGCCCACTGCAAAGACACACATTCATCTTGAAAAGAGCCGGTCCACACCCCGTATCCCTTCTCCAGCAGATACCCAAATAAGTGACAGAAgaggtacagacagacaggcaagcagATGGGCAAATAGACACGCAAAAaggcatgcagacacacaagtAGATGGCAGACATACAAGCACAAAGCTAGCTGAACATAAACAGGCttcagaaaaacacagacatgcaacAAAGCACTCTGGGAAACCTGACAAAGTCAGTAAGGAGCAGCAGGCTGTGAAAAAGCCCTCCAGGGATCTCAAAAAACACCATAATCTCTTCGAAAAGAAAAAGAATCCCGGCCCGTCGGACCATAACCAAGCTTTGAAAGACGACAGCCGCTGGTGTCAGAGCTTTAGAGAGCAGGATTTCCCAGATAGTGACCAGAGGAGAATCAGGATGAGTCCAGACCTCCAGCCTCCTCCCTGGCTCAGTGAGGACGACGCCCAGAAGATGGAGCTCCTCGCTGGGGGTGAGGTGGTCAGCAAGGCCAGGGTGCCCGCACATGGGCGGGTGCTCCAGGTAGCGCTGGATGGTCCTCCTCCTCCGACGTCCATGGGGCCTCTAAAGATGCACTCCCCCCAGAATGCACCTGGGCACGGAGCTCCAGCAACCCACAGTGAGCGCTGCCAGCAGGGGCGCTGCTCCCTGGTCAAACGCCCTGACGACTGGTTTGAGGTGTTCGCCTTCCACCTGGACCGGGTCCTGGGACTCAACAGAAGTCTTCCCGCGGTCCTAAGGACTTTTCACAGTGAGATTCTACCTTATAAGTACACCAGCGGTACCCCAAGACCTGCGGTGTGGTGGGACCCGGATATTCAGCACCTGGCCGATAGCGACAACGACCAGAACTCGGTACCGCTCAGCTGGGTCCAGTACCAGGAGCTGCTGCAAGTCCACTGTGGGAAGGAGGCAGACCTGAAGGCAGCGCCCTGTGTGGGGGTCCACCACTCAGAGTGGGGCAGACTGGCTCTCTTTGACTTCTTATTGCAG GTGAATGACCGACTAGACAGGTATTGCTGTGGTTTCAGACCCGATCCCACAGAAACCTGCGTGGAGAACCTGCTGCACGCCAAGTGTCGCAACACCAAGCAGCTGGTGCTGGTTCACATCCTG GTGAGGAAGGCGGATCCATCCAGACTGGTGTTCATAGACAATGCAGGCAGACCGCACCAACCCACCGACAACCTCAACTTCAGACTGGTTGAGGGCATAGATGA GTTTCCACAGAAAGCCGTATCGGTGCTCCAGTCGGGCTGTCTGGAGAGTCTTCTTCTGCGCTCCCTTTACACAGACAGGGAATTCTGGGAAAGCCAAGGCGGGGCCGGCGGTCTGAGGCCTCTCATCCGCGCTgtagagcagagagggaagatcCTCCTGCAGCACATCAGGGACAAGAAGCTCCGGCTCAACAGGGACCTGTGA